In Patescibacteria group bacterium, a single genomic region encodes these proteins:
- the rplS gene encoding 50S ribosomal protein L19: protein MEIKGITVSPVDMAQRKTWDMRGGDTVKVTQKIKEKGKVRLQVFEGIVLARKHGSDSGATFTVRKTASGVGVERVFPLYSPNIDSLEVTKRANVRRAKLYHIRHKATKEINKQMRKVRSSNDEALAETASKNAPKAEKAAPVVEAKA, encoded by the coding sequence ATGGAAATCAAAGGAATTACCGTTTCACCGGTTGATATGGCTCAGCGAAAGACCTGGGACATGCGCGGTGGCGACACTGTAAAAGTGACTCAGAAGATCAAGGAAAAGGGCAAGGTCCGACTTCAGGTCTTTGAGGGCATCGTTCTCGCTCGAAAGCACGGCTCCGATTCAGGCGCGACTTTCACCGTACGAAAGACTGCCAGTGGTGTCGGCGTTGAGCGAGTGTTTCCTCTCTATTCTCCAAACATCGACAGTCTCGAAGTGACCAAACGAGCCAATGTCCGACGAGCCAAGCTCTATCACATCCGACACAAGGCGACCAAGGAGATCAACAAGCAGATGCGAAAGGTTCGATCTTCAAACGACGAAGCACTCGCAGAGACCGCTTCAAAGAATGCGCCGAAGGCCGAAAAGGCCGCTCCAGTCGTGGAAGCAAAGGCGTAA
- a CDS encoding cob(I)yrinic acid a,c-diamide adenosyltransferase, giving the protein MLYTRKGDKGTTKTYGCDQRISKGSAVAEALGSLDEVNSFLGVVKVRSFTAGEKFQLEKCSFGEIVHGIQQTLFMVQAEVAGFPMQMTGAKVVEAEALTDAAEKLLPPIKTFFISGGTELAASFDVARTLARRAERRVVAVAEDVAEGGAVKVSPETLAYLNRLSSLLYALARLSNHLSGIKEEPPAYK; this is encoded by the coding sequence ATGTTGTATACCCGAAAAGGCGATAAAGGCACGACCAAAACATACGGCTGCGACCAACGCATCTCGAAAGGCTCGGCTGTAGCCGAAGCGCTCGGCTCGCTCGATGAAGTGAATTCGTTTCTCGGTGTCGTGAAGGTACGGTCGTTCACAGCGGGGGAGAAATTCCAATTGGAAAAGTGCAGCTTTGGCGAGATTGTGCATGGGATCCAGCAAACACTGTTCATGGTCCAGGCAGAAGTCGCCGGCTTCCCGATGCAGATGACCGGCGCGAAAGTAGTGGAGGCGGAAGCGTTGACCGATGCTGCAGAAAAACTCCTTCCGCCGATCAAGACATTTTTCATTTCCGGCGGGACAGAATTGGCTGCAAGTTTTGATGTGGCGCGCACTCTGGCCCGCCGCGCCGAGCGGCGGGTAGTGGCTGTCGCTGAAGATGTGGCGGAGGGGGGAGCGGTGAAAGTGTCTCCGGAAACCCTCGCGTACCTCAACCGTCTCTCCAGCCTCCTCTACGCTCTTGCTAGACTTTCTAATCACTTGTCTGGTATAAAGGAGGAGCCGCCGGCGTATAAGTAG
- a CDS encoding RluA family pseudouridine synthase, which yields MKIEILHEDKQYLVINKPAGLVVHADGRTEEPTLVDWILKKYPKMKKVGEPIQLADGTELLRPGIVHRLDRDTTGVLLLAKTQEAFLHAKEQFQNRTTKKIYRAFVFGLVKEDVGQIDRPIGRSRSDFRRWTAQRGVRGEMREASTRYRVLGRARGVAGVGPEIPLGDFTYIEVRPLTGRTHQIRVHMKAINHPLVEDGLYTENLVKKFPHALGFQRLALHACQLEFADMNGKKLSVSAPLPEDFRQAEAIFAKK from the coding sequence ATGAAAATAGAAATCCTCCACGAAGACAAGCAGTACCTGGTCATCAACAAGCCGGCCGGCCTTGTCGTGCATGCGGATGGCCGCACCGAAGAGCCGACGTTGGTGGATTGGATCCTCAAAAAGTACCCAAAAATGAAGAAAGTGGGGGAACCGATTCAGCTCGCCGACGGCACAGAATTGCTCCGTCCAGGCATTGTGCATCGTCTCGATCGTGACACCACCGGCGTGCTCCTGCTCGCCAAAACTCAGGAGGCTTTCTTGCACGCGAAAGAGCAATTTCAGAATCGCACCACCAAGAAGATCTATCGCGCTTTCGTCTTCGGCTTGGTGAAGGAGGATGTTGGACAGATCGACCGTCCGATCGGCCGTTCTCGCAGTGACTTCCGTCGATGGACAGCACAGCGTGGCGTACGAGGGGAGATGCGCGAGGCGTCCACCCGATATCGCGTACTCGGCCGAGCGCGCGGAGTAGCGGGTGTTGGTCCGGAAATTCCACTCGGAGATTTTACCTATATTGAAGTACGCCCGCTCACTGGCCGTACACATCAGATCCGCGTGCACATGAAGGCGATCAATCATCCGCTTGTCGAAGACGGCCTCTACACCGAAAATTTGGTGAAGAAATTTCCGCATGCGCTCGGCTTTCAGCGCCTCGCGCTCCACGCCTGCCAGCTCGAATTTGCTGATATGAATGGCAAAAAGCTGTCGGTATCCGCGCCACTACCGGAAGATTTTCGCCAGGCGGAGGCGATATTTGCCAAAAAATGA
- a CDS encoding HAMP domain-containing sensor histidine kinase: MPAVSLFIHNAGYVLSSILMTGLIVSVYVKDHKTLANRKIIAAFFAVVVFTIAHVIGVNIADPHLSRLALMFTSSVLLISPFFAHCVFALIGRADKERVPLAIAYLTSLILLAVFVIFPDSFLLPSEPKLYFPNYYVAGSLYWLMELISNGLIPAYFLFRMMQAYPAADPVMRNRLKYMFAALFLGYSFGVTAVPLVFGVAVNPIWSILFIPFFTLPFAYAVLKYELMDIRVIGKQAFIYAVVVGGVSVLISILNYANNQIVEVVPGFPVWAFPLGSSLVGVSIGLFIWSKLRETDFLKYGFINVVTHKFRTPLTHIKWSADSLGGVSLPPEQRENVKTIQTAVQRLVDLTNLLVNLSDANTDRDAAAVEPVRLDVLAREVFEEYDRRVKEKKLVVTFEGLLPGTTFPTVSVNRAKIAYALEIFIDNAIKYTPAGGAVAISFYHDGRVVKVSVADTGMGIAKEDLGRMFNKFFRTPKAMRADTEGLGIDLFMAREVVRKHGGEVSVHSDGEGRGATFSMSLPIKTKPSA; the protein is encoded by the coding sequence ATGCCTGCCGTATCTCTCTTCATCCACAACGCCGGATATGTTCTCTCGTCGATCCTTATGACCGGCCTAATCGTCTCTGTCTACGTAAAGGATCACAAGACGCTGGCGAATCGGAAGATTATTGCCGCTTTTTTCGCGGTGGTGGTGTTCACCATCGCTCATGTGATTGGTGTGAATATCGCTGACCCGCACCTTTCTCGTCTCGCGCTGATGTTCACCAGCTCCGTCCTGCTCATCTCACCGTTCTTCGCGCATTGTGTCTTTGCACTCATCGGCCGAGCGGACAAAGAACGTGTCCCCCTTGCGATCGCATACCTCACCTCACTTATCTTGCTCGCTGTATTCGTGATCTTTCCAGACTCTTTTCTCCTGCCTTCCGAACCAAAACTCTATTTCCCGAACTACTACGTCGCCGGCTCGCTGTATTGGCTGATGGAGCTGATTTCCAATGGCCTCATCCCGGCATACTTTTTGTTTCGTATGATGCAGGCTTATCCCGCCGCTGACCCAGTGATGCGCAATCGTCTCAAGTACATGTTTGCAGCACTCTTTCTCGGGTATTCATTTGGCGTCACAGCGGTGCCCTTGGTGTTTGGTGTTGCGGTCAATCCCATCTGGTCAATCCTCTTTATCCCGTTTTTCACCCTGCCTTTTGCCTACGCTGTTTTGAAGTACGAACTCATGGATATCCGCGTGATCGGAAAGCAAGCTTTTATCTATGCGGTGGTGGTGGGAGGAGTCAGCGTGCTCATCAGTATTCTCAATTATGCCAACAACCAGATTGTCGAAGTCGTTCCAGGTTTTCCGGTATGGGCTTTTCCGCTTGGTTCATCGCTGGTCGGTGTGTCGATCGGTCTCTTTATTTGGAGCAAGCTCCGCGAGACGGATTTTTTGAAATACGGGTTTATCAATGTGGTCACGCACAAGTTTCGCACCCCGCTCACGCATATCAAATGGTCGGCCGATAGTCTTGGTGGCGTTAGTCTGCCGCCTGAGCAGCGAGAAAACGTGAAGACTATTCAGACGGCAGTGCAGCGACTCGTGGATCTCACCAATTTGCTGGTGAACCTTTCCGACGCGAATACAGATCGTGACGCGGCGGCTGTGGAGCCGGTGCGCCTCGATGTTTTGGCGCGAGAAGTGTTTGAAGAATATGACCGCCGCGTCAAAGAGAAAAAACTCGTTGTGACTTTCGAAGGGCTACTTCCTGGTACGACATTTCCTACCGTATCGGTGAATCGTGCAAAGATCGCCTACGCCCTGGAGATTTTCATTGACAACGCCATCAAATACACGCCTGCTGGCGGCGCGGTTGCTATTTCTTTTTATCACGACGGGCGTGTCGTGAAAGTGTCCGTAGCTGATACCGGGATGGGAATCGCTAAGGAGGATCTTGGTAGAATGTTCAACAAATTTTTCCGCACCCCAAAGGCGATGCGCGCCGATACGGAGGGTTTGGGCATTGATCTCTTCATGGCCCGCGAAGTGGTCCGAAAACATGGCGGCGAAGTCTCCGTACATTCGGATGGCGAAGGGAGAGGGGCCACTTTCTCGATGTCGTTACCGATCAAGACAAAACCTTCGGCATAG